One Syntrophorhabdaceae bacterium genomic region harbors:
- a CDS encoding sulfurtransferase, whose protein sequence is MRFFKTLKLLSLLSFIILLSVASTAMSAEPVVSTDWLEKNLTNSNMVIVDVRKVEEYNAGHIPNSVNITYGSWAIAKGGLRNELPAIDDLFDVIGSAGITPDTHVVVVSKTDTPPDKFDMTRVVWTLKYAGIKGVSMLDGGYNKWVADKRPVSTEASKPKERPYKADINKNLIVGKDYVMSRLGKAILVDVREPDFFQGKKKLDFVAKLGHIKGAVNLPNSLAFNKDSTFKSKEELEKAAYAVVGQDKTREIITYCDTGKTCTAWAIILSDILGYKDVKIYDGSTEEWTKDPNAPFEP, encoded by the coding sequence ATGAGGTTTTTTAAGACATTAAAACTATTGAGCCTACTGTCCTTTATAATTCTTTTATCTGTTGCCTCTACTGCCATGTCGGCAGAGCCTGTTGTCTCCACAGATTGGCTTGAAAAGAACCTTACCAACTCCAATATGGTGATAGTAGATGTGAGAAAGGTAGAGGAATACAATGCAGGTCATATACCCAACTCTGTGAATATAACATACGGTTCATGGGCTATTGCTAAAGGGGGCTTAAGGAACGAACTACCTGCTATAGACGACCTTTTTGATGTCATTGGTTCAGCGGGTATTACACCGGATACCCATGTTGTAGTGGTAAGCAAGACAGACACTCCACCTGATAAATTTGACATGACAAGGGTGGTATGGACATTAAAGTATGCAGGCATAAAAGGTGTATCCATGCTCGATGGCGGTTACAACAAATGGGTGGCAGATAAAAGGCCTGTATCTACTGAGGCTTCAAAACCCAAAGAAAGACCATATAAGGCAGATATAAACAAAAACCTCATTGTTGGCAAAGACTATGTCATGTCAAGACTGGGCAAGGCAATCCTTGTTGATGTGAGAGAACCTGATTTCTTCCAAGGTAAAAAGAAGCTCGATTTTGTTGCCAAGTTAGGCCATATAAAAGGCGCTGTAAATCTTCCTAACTCCCTTGCCTTTAACAAGGATTCTACATTTAAATCAAAAGAAGAGCTTGAAAAGGCAGCATATGCAGTAGTTGGCCAAGACAAAACCAGAGAGATCATAACATACTGTGATACAGGTAAGACCTGCACTGCCTGGGCAATCATCCTTTCTGACATACTCGGTTATAAGGATGTAAAGATATACGATGGGTCAACTGAGGAGTGGACAAAAGACCCAAATGCCCCATTTGAGCCTTAA